A window of the Corynebacterium minutissimum genome harbors these coding sequences:
- a CDS encoding Sir2 family NAD-dependent protein deacetylase, whose protein sequence is MDPAVAHAHQSALRSISRVVTEIASPTPAEQALADVSRQLRNGNVMVLTGAGVSTESGVPDYRGPKGSLSRHRPMTYQEFLHDPDASHRYWARAFVGWRVMQAARPNRTHYALVELERAGLLTGVVTQNVDGLHEEAGQRNLIALHGDMQQVVCLSCGYEEKRADYDARAAAANPGFLERWVVDTADVNPDGDVALSQEAVAEFRMPGCVRCGSPRLKPDVVYFGEPVPTVKKDAAYEMVAAAESLLVAGSSLAVMSGFRFVLEAQKQGKRVATINGGPGRADDRVDTLWRTQVGPAFDALLDALDL, encoded by the coding sequence ATGGATCCCGCCGTCGCCCACGCCCACCAGTCCGCGCTGCGCTCGATTTCCCGCGTTGTCACGGAAATCGCGTCACCTACGCCAGCGGAGCAGGCGCTTGCCGACGTCTCCCGCCAACTCCGCAACGGCAACGTCATGGTCCTCACGGGCGCAGGCGTCTCAACGGAATCCGGTGTGCCGGACTACCGCGGGCCGAAAGGATCGCTCAGCCGCCACCGGCCCATGACGTACCAGGAGTTTCTCCATGATCCGGACGCGTCGCACCGTTATTGGGCCCGCGCCTTCGTTGGCTGGCGCGTCATGCAGGCCGCACGTCCCAACCGCACGCACTATGCGCTGGTGGAACTTGAGCGCGCCGGGCTGCTGACGGGTGTGGTGACCCAGAACGTTGATGGCCTTCACGAGGAGGCAGGTCAGCGCAACCTCATTGCCCTGCACGGCGATATGCAGCAGGTGGTGTGCTTGAGCTGTGGGTATGAGGAAAAGCGAGCGGATTATGATGCCCGCGCGGCCGCGGCCAACCCGGGATTTCTCGAGCGCTGGGTGGTGGACACGGCGGATGTGAACCCGGATGGCGACGTGGCGTTGAGCCAGGAAGCGGTCGCGGAGTTCCGCATGCCCGGCTGTGTGCGCTGCGGCTCGCCGCGGCTCAAGCCAGACGTGGTCTACTTTGGCGAGCCCGTGCCCACGGTGAAGAAGGACGCGGCCTATGAGATGGTGGCGGCCGCCGAGTCTCTGCTGGTTGCTGGGTCCTCACTGGCAGTGATGAGTGGTTTCCGTTTCGTGCTCGAGGCGCAGAAGCAGGGCAAGCGCGTGGCCACCATCAATGGCGGGCCCGGTCGCGCTGACGACCGCGTGGATACCCTGTGGCGCACCCAGGTGGGTCCTGCATTCGATGCGCTTCTCGACGCCCTCGACCTTTAA
- a CDS encoding MarR family winged helix-turn-helix transcriptional regulator yields MSLHLEDQLCFSLYRAARSVIRSYAPLLEELGITYQQYLMLMILWDSEEPVTLESMEKRLQPESGTFEGLVKGLEESGLATVENGTVTITQKGIDLKPRAVCIPETILNEYRKSGVDLVEFRESLEIVREAGEASKMEYPN; encoded by the coding sequence ATGTCTCTCCACCTTGAAGACCAGCTGTGCTTTTCGCTGTACCGAGCCGCGCGTTCGGTGATCCGTTCTTACGCCCCGTTGCTCGAGGAGCTTGGCATCACCTACCAGCAGTACCTCATGCTCATGATCCTGTGGGATAGCGAGGAGCCGGTGACCCTGGAATCCATGGAGAAGCGCCTCCAGCCAGAGTCTGGCACCTTTGAGGGCCTGGTGAAGGGCTTGGAAGAATCCGGTCTCGCCACCGTCGAGAACGGCACGGTCACCATCACTCAAAAGGGTATTGACTTGAAGCCGCGCGCCGTGTGCATCCCAGAGACCATCCTCAACGAGTACCGCAAGTCCGGAGTGGACCTCGTGGAGTTCCGCGAGTCCTTGGAAATCGTGCGCGAAGCCGGTGAGGCTTCCAAGATGGAGTATCCCAACTAG
- a CDS encoding trypsin-like serine protease, producing MFSGFLASVLSVLTAVASMFGINHAAADDSGAREVLQATSNIDAKDDRVAALWQNESRECSAGYIGNDWWLTATHCLGRNLRLTQADGDSAKVVASTPVAEKSDIALLKAEPMEAEAFELPNRPLRVNEKLLLVGFGGSHTFSSEAVSRIEETGVTHEIEGHEFENLLKSHSLFSSRSCSGDSGAPLYQDTTIFAVHTGGEENESCADGTRRRMWHSEIYPHVATLTALMESYDEEEAVAQREEAEAESVRQARAQERRQAPAEKPSEQRTEQPKKDRSSSLSNLSSW from the coding sequence GTGTTCTCAGGTTTCCTCGCATCTGTTCTGTCTGTCCTCACCGCAGTAGCGTCCATGTTCGGCATTAATCACGCTGCCGCCGACGATTCCGGCGCGCGTGAGGTTCTGCAAGCCACGAGCAACATTGACGCGAAGGACGATCGAGTCGCCGCACTGTGGCAGAACGAGTCACGGGAATGCTCGGCAGGCTACATCGGCAATGACTGGTGGCTCACCGCTACGCACTGCTTGGGCCGCAACCTGCGCCTTACCCAGGCAGACGGTGATAGCGCCAAAGTTGTCGCCTCCACCCCGGTGGCGGAGAAGTCAGACATTGCTTTGCTCAAGGCGGAACCCATGGAGGCTGAAGCCTTCGAGCTGCCCAACCGCCCTCTGCGTGTGAACGAAAAGCTCCTCCTCGTGGGCTTCGGCGGGTCCCACACGTTTTCCTCGGAGGCCGTGTCCCGCATTGAGGAGACTGGTGTAACGCACGAAATCGAAGGCCACGAATTTGAGAACCTGCTCAAATCGCACTCTTTGTTCTCCTCACGCTCCTGCAGCGGTGACTCCGGCGCCCCGCTCTACCAGGACACCACGATCTTTGCGGTGCATACCGGCGGTGAAGAGAATGAGTCTTGCGCAGACGGCACGCGCCGCCGCATGTGGCATAGTGAAATCTACCCTCACGTCGCGACGCTCACTGCGCTCATGGAGAGCTATGACGAGGAGGAGGCAGTCGCCCAACGCGAGGAGGCTGAAGCCGAGAGCGTGCGCCAAGCTCGCGCCCAAGAGCGCCGCCAGGCCCCCGCGGAAAAGCCCTCCGAACAGCGCACCGAGCAGCCGAAGAAAGACCGCAGCAGCAGCCTAAGCAACCTCTCTTCCTGGTAA
- a CDS encoding esterase/lipase family protein translates to MKNGFLQRAFLAILLGTAAPIPAHAETMETSAAQDLGINDPDCQPTGPVTEPVVLLHGTSANSAEWNDLIPKLTEQGMCVWAFDYGADDLAFQNAYPYMKGIADLESSGREIAQHIEYIRGVTGAEKVNLVGFSQGGLHTKSLTQLYGSPDEVRRVVTVGANFHGTTWGGRAASLSAAAKVAPDVTTFFGTTAGIEQLQGSDFMEKLNQQPDTAPGITYTSIYSPVDNTVTPNETSQLTAVPGADVANVESVPVEHGKLPHDPRVHEQIVWGLTRS, encoded by the coding sequence ATGAAAAACGGCTTCTTGCAGCGCGCTTTCCTCGCCATCCTCCTCGGCACCGCTGCCCCCATCCCAGCGCACGCTGAGACCATGGAGACCTCAGCTGCACAGGACCTGGGTATAAATGATCCGGACTGCCAACCCACTGGCCCCGTCACCGAACCCGTCGTCCTCCTCCACGGCACGTCGGCAAACTCGGCCGAATGGAATGATCTCATCCCAAAACTCACCGAGCAGGGCATGTGCGTGTGGGCCTTCGACTATGGTGCGGATGACCTGGCCTTCCAAAACGCCTACCCGTACATGAAGGGCATTGCGGATTTAGAGTCCTCCGGGCGTGAAATCGCCCAGCATATCGAGTACATCCGCGGCGTTACCGGGGCAGAGAAAGTAAACCTCGTGGGCTTTTCCCAGGGTGGGCTGCACACGAAGTCGCTCACGCAGCTGTATGGCTCGCCCGATGAGGTGCGCCGCGTGGTCACAGTGGGGGCGAATTTTCACGGGACGACGTGGGGTGGAAGGGCAGCGTCGCTCAGCGCGGCGGCGAAAGTTGCACCTGACGTGACCACGTTCTTTGGCACCACCGCGGGCATCGAGCAGCTGCAGGGTTCGGACTTTATGGAGAAGCTGAACCAGCAGCCGGACACCGCGCCGGGAATCACCTACACGTCCATTTACTCGCCCGTGGACAACACCGTGACTCCGAATGAGACCTCGCAACTGACTGCAGTGCCGGGCGCGGACGTGGCCAACGTGGAGTCAGTGCCGGTTGAGCATGGAAAACTGCCCCATGATCCGCGCGTACACGAGCAGATCGTGTGGGGCTTGACGCGCTCATGA
- a CDS encoding esterase/lipase family protein, which translates to MSTPPLPLGARLRTRGVCEDDWSARPTTERPWPVILIHGTCDTKGVWQVLAGLLRENGWAVFAPDYGNRATGPIQESARQLDAYIDAVLTVTGAEQAILVGHSQGGLLARYWMRMHDRADRVHHLVCISSPNHGTTQGGIASPLFRSERQEDVVRSLIDGWFGPAGMQQVSGSDIVEATNRGSEVEDDVSYTCIATRSDAVVVPPTTCFLNGQKVRNIFIQDIDRRALIRHEDMPMDKRVCQLISDDLDQLAEARASAS; encoded by the coding sequence ATGTCCACTCCCCCGCTTCCCCTCGGTGCCCGATTGCGTACCCGCGGCGTGTGTGAAGACGACTGGTCCGCGCGCCCCACGACCGAACGACCCTGGCCTGTCATCCTCATCCACGGAACGTGCGACACCAAAGGCGTGTGGCAGGTCCTCGCCGGTCTGTTGCGTGAGAACGGCTGGGCGGTCTTTGCCCCGGATTATGGCAACCGCGCTACCGGCCCGATTCAGGAATCGGCACGTCAGCTGGATGCGTACATCGACGCCGTCCTCACCGTTACCGGGGCAGAACAGGCCATCCTCGTGGGCCATTCGCAGGGCGGGCTGCTTGCGCGGTATTGGATGCGGATGCACGATCGTGCGGATCGCGTCCACCACCTGGTGTGTATTAGCTCCCCGAATCACGGGACGACGCAGGGAGGAATTGCCAGTCCCCTTTTCCGCAGCGAGCGCCAAGAAGACGTGGTGCGCTCGCTTATCGACGGCTGGTTTGGCCCCGCCGGCATGCAACAAGTCTCCGGCAGCGACATCGTCGAGGCCACTAATCGCGGCAGCGAGGTCGAAGACGATGTGAGCTACACGTGCATCGCCACGCGATCCGACGCCGTCGTCGTCCCTCCCACCACGTGCTTCCTCAACGGCCAGAAGGTGCGCAACATCTTTATCCAAGACATCGACCGCCGCGCCCTCATTCGGCACGAGGACATGCCCATGGATAAACGGGTGTGCCAGTTGATTTCTGATGACCTCGATCAGCTCGCCGAAGCTAGAGCTTCGGCGAGCTAA
- a CDS encoding M20/M25/M40 family metallo-hydrolase has product MTLYDDTLGLLQELIRNACVNDLTPDSGHEVRNADTLEKFFDGTAVEIQRYESHPGRVTIVVTVPGDPDKEPLTLMGHTDVVPVDEPKWTKPPFDAVIEDGKLYGRGAVDMLFITATMAAVTRDVAKRGNPGGTLAFVGMADEEARGGLGSIWMDKHHPEAYSVRNCLSETGGSHLPGALGFNVGEKGAGQRRLHVHGDAGHGSTPFGKDFAIVKIGEVARRIAAAEPPIAMDEVWQGFVKTFRFDPATEAALLDGSATATDYEKFGDLAAYAHAFSHTTMSQTVLRAGGAINVLPSHAYLEMDIRPFSGQTQEELDEFLREALGDMADEVEIEHLITEDATQSSTDTELWRCIEDTAHEFFPDKKVLPVLATGGSDLRVARHRGGNAYGFALHAEDRDMASANSQLHSHDEHLYLEDLDLTVKAYSSLVNRFLGQEH; this is encoded by the coding sequence ATGACTCTCTACGACGACACCCTCGGCCTTCTTCAGGAACTCATCCGCAATGCCTGCGTTAACGATCTCACACCGGATTCCGGCCACGAGGTCCGCAACGCCGACACCTTGGAGAAGTTTTTCGACGGCACCGCGGTGGAGATTCAGCGCTACGAGTCCCATCCGGGCCGCGTGACCATCGTGGTGACCGTTCCGGGAGACCCCGACAAGGAGCCGCTGACCCTCATGGGCCACACGGATGTCGTGCCCGTGGACGAGCCGAAGTGGACGAAGCCGCCTTTCGACGCCGTCATTGAGGACGGCAAGCTCTACGGCCGTGGCGCGGTGGACATGCTTTTTATTACGGCGACGATGGCGGCGGTAACGAGGGACGTCGCCAAGCGCGGCAACCCCGGCGGCACCTTAGCGTTTGTCGGCATGGCTGACGAGGAGGCCCGCGGCGGCCTGGGTTCCATCTGGATGGATAAGCACCACCCTGAGGCCTACTCGGTGCGCAACTGCCTCTCGGAGACCGGCGGCAGCCACCTGCCCGGCGCGCTGGGCTTCAACGTGGGTGAGAAAGGTGCGGGCCAGCGCCGCCTGCACGTGCATGGCGATGCCGGCCATGGCTCGACGCCGTTTGGGAAGGATTTTGCCATCGTCAAGATTGGCGAGGTGGCCCGCCGCATCGCCGCTGCTGAGCCGCCCATCGCGATGGATGAGGTGTGGCAGGGATTCGTCAAGACCTTCCGTTTTGACCCCGCAACGGAAGCAGCGCTTCTCGACGGCTCCGCTACCGCCACCGACTACGAAAAGTTCGGTGATTTGGCCGCCTATGCCCATGCGTTCTCGCACACAACGATGTCCCAGACCGTGCTGCGCGCCGGCGGGGCGATTAACGTTCTGCCCTCCCACGCCTACCTGGAGATGGACATTCGCCCCTTCTCTGGCCAGACGCAGGAGGAGCTCGACGAGTTCCTGCGTGAGGCGCTGGGCGATATGGCCGACGAAGTAGAAATTGAGCACCTTATTACTGAGGATGCCACGCAGTCTTCTACCGATACTGAGCTGTGGCGCTGCATTGAGGACACCGCGCACGAGTTCTTCCCCGATAAGAAGGTGCTGCCAGTGTTGGCCACGGGTGGCTCGGATCTGCGCGTGGCGCGACACCGCGGCGGCAACGCCTATGGCTTTGCGCTGCATGCGGAGGATCGGGACATGGCCAGCGCGAACTCGCAGCTGCACAGCCACGATGAGCACCTCTACCTAGAAGACTTAGATCTCACTGTGAAAGCGTATTCTTCGCTGGTAAATCGCTTCCTGGGGCAGGAGCACTAG
- a CDS encoding TetR/AcrR family transcriptional regulator translates to MSQIITRDAIVEAAIAIGDEKGLERVSMRAVAGRLGVQAMSLYHHVRNKAELLDAIHEHLILELTLPAESPTWEAALRSAAGAYRALALRHPNLFVLVATRPISTPAEIAHIAPTLMVFDEAGIPPEQQLFSVQSFFCALNGYLLAEVAPTPGHPEVPDSPIPVPPEGAPSVLTLLASLDGQQPSGTAGENFLTASFDTFVDVFLTGLAERLGVQ, encoded by the coding sequence GTGTCACAAATCATTACGCGCGATGCCATCGTCGAGGCAGCCATCGCCATTGGTGATGAAAAGGGCCTCGAGCGTGTGTCCATGCGTGCCGTCGCCGGCCGTCTGGGCGTGCAGGCGATGTCCCTCTACCACCACGTGCGCAACAAGGCCGAGCTTCTCGACGCCATCCATGAACACCTCATCCTCGAACTCACCCTCCCCGCGGAGTCCCCAACCTGGGAGGCAGCATTGCGCAGCGCTGCCGGTGCCTACCGCGCCCTTGCCCTGCGCCACCCCAATCTCTTCGTGCTCGTGGCTACCCGTCCGATTTCCACACCGGCGGAAATCGCGCACATCGCGCCGACATTGATGGTCTTCGACGAGGCCGGAATCCCTCCCGAGCAGCAGCTTTTTAGCGTCCAGTCATTCTTCTGCGCGCTCAACGGCTACCTCTTGGCGGAGGTTGCCCCCACGCCCGGCCACCCCGAGGTTCCCGATTCCCCCATCCCCGTTCCACCAGAAGGTGCCCCTTCCGTCTTGACTCTCCTCGCTTCCCTCGACGGCCAGCAGCCTTCTGGCACTGCGGGCGAGAACTTCCTCACCGCTTCCTTCGACACCTTCGTCGATGTCTTCCTCACCGGACTGGCCGAACGCCTAGGTGTGCAGTAG
- a CDS encoding CHY zinc finger protein, with amino-acid sequence MTQIQGAIDAEGRCRHWHTLVDVVANKCSTCTGWFACSLCHAELTDHEFGAMPKDELCVMCGACGHQMTFAEYSAYKCPACGHAFNTGCALHAGTYFR; translated from the coding sequence ATGACACAGATTCAAGGAGCCATCGACGCGGAAGGGCGGTGCCGGCACTGGCACACGCTTGTCGACGTCGTCGCCAACAAGTGCAGCACCTGTACCGGTTGGTTCGCGTGTTCCTTGTGTCATGCGGAGCTCACCGATCACGAGTTCGGCGCCATGCCGAAAGATGAGCTGTGCGTCATGTGTGGCGCGTGCGGCCATCAGATGACCTTCGCGGAGTATTCGGCATATAAATGCCCCGCGTGCGGGCATGCCTTCAATACTGGTTGCGCGCTGCACGCGGGGACGTATTTTCGCTAG
- the bioB gene encoding biotin synthase BioB — MSIVDIAREKALEQGIGLNEEELLQVLQIPDEQLEEIADIAHKTRLKWCGPDVSVEGIISIKTGGCPEDCHFCSQSGLFESPVRAARLNIPELVEAAKKTAKTGATEFCIVAAVKSPDENLLSQVAEAIPAILDEVDIEISLSLGTLTLEQAQRLKDMGAQRYNHNLETSKSFFPNVVTTHSWEERKETLDNVRAVGMEVCSGGIIGMGESLEDRAEFAYQLAQIEPCEVPMNFLDPRPGTPFADRPLVPLGEALRAVAAFRLAMPSVTLRFAGGRELSLGDDGTEKGLLGGINAIIAGNYLTTLGKQIEKDVDMLGRIDLPIKAL; from the coding sequence ATGAGCATCGTAGATATCGCACGCGAGAAGGCCCTCGAGCAGGGTATTGGCCTCAACGAAGAGGAACTCCTTCAGGTCCTCCAGATCCCCGATGAGCAGCTGGAAGAGATCGCTGACATCGCCCACAAGACCCGCCTCAAGTGGTGCGGCCCAGACGTGTCCGTCGAAGGCATCATCTCCATTAAGACGGGCGGCTGCCCGGAGGATTGCCACTTCTGCTCGCAGTCCGGCCTCTTCGAGTCCCCCGTGCGGGCGGCCCGCCTTAACATCCCTGAGTTGGTCGAAGCCGCCAAGAAGACCGCCAAGACCGGCGCGACGGAGTTCTGCATCGTCGCCGCGGTGAAGTCCCCGGACGAGAACCTCTTGAGTCAGGTCGCGGAAGCTATCCCGGCCATCCTCGATGAAGTGGACATCGAGATCTCCTTGTCCCTCGGCACGCTGACCCTGGAGCAGGCGCAGCGTCTCAAGGACATGGGCGCCCAGCGCTACAACCACAACCTGGAGACCTCTAAGTCCTTCTTCCCCAACGTGGTCACGACCCACTCCTGGGAAGAGCGCAAGGAGACCCTTGACAACGTCCGTGCCGTGGGCATGGAGGTCTGCTCGGGCGGCATCATCGGTATGGGTGAGTCCCTCGAGGACCGCGCCGAATTTGCCTACCAGCTGGCCCAGATTGAGCCCTGCGAGGTTCCGATGAACTTCCTCGACCCGCGCCCGGGCACCCCGTTTGCGGATCGCCCGCTCGTCCCGCTCGGTGAGGCGCTGCGCGCGGTGGCCGCCTTCCGTTTGGCCATGCCGTCGGTAACGCTGCGCTTTGCCGGTGGCCGCGAGCTCTCCCTCGGTGACGACGGCACGGAGAAGGGCCTGCTGGGCGGCATCAACGCCATCATCGCCGGCAACTACCTCACTACGCTGGGCAAGCAGATTGAGAAGGACGTCGACATGCTCGGCCGCATCGACCTGCCCATCAAGGCCCTCTAA